The proteins below are encoded in one region of Cucurbita pepo subsp. pepo cultivar mu-cu-16 chromosome LG10, ASM280686v2, whole genome shotgun sequence:
- the LOC111803439 gene encoding 40S ribosomal protein S25-like, which yields MAPKKDKAPPPSSKPAKSGGGKQKKKKWSKGKQKEKVNNMVLFDQGSYDKLLSEVPKYKLITPSILSDRLRINGSLARRAIKDLMARGSIRLVSAHASQLIYTRATNT from the exons ATG GCACCGAAGAAGGATAAGGCTCCTCCTCCGTCCTCCAAGCCCGCTAAATCTGGCGGAGgaaagcagaagaagaag AAATGGAGCAAGGGAAAGCAAAAGGAGAAGGTGAACAACATGGTATTGTTTGATCAGGGAAGCTATGACAAGCTTCTTTCAGAAGTTCCAAAATACAAGCTTATTACTCCTTCCATCCTTTCAGACAGATTAAGG ATCAATGGATCGTTGGCTCGTCGGGCGATAAAGGATTTAATGGCGAGAGGCTCTATTAGGCTCGTATCTGCTCATGCTAGCCAGCTAATATACACTAGAGCCACAAACACATGA
- the LOC111803415 gene encoding DNA-dependent metalloprotease WSS1-like isoform X2, producing MDLNDLNKVWEIKPLKKIGEDDARKVLEKIAKQVQPIMRKRRWKVETLSEFYPDNPGLMGVNIAGGQEIKLRIRRPNSEWDFFPYEQILDTMLHELCHIVHGPHNADFYNLLDELRKECEELMCKGITGTGQGFDVRGRRLGGISHQLPLSSLRQTTLTAAENRARGAPSGPKRLGGDSKMKAVLSPVQAAAMAAERRLKDDLWCGSKSLENNSDRAKNMSSSTGPSRTSNVFTPVTSQIPSAASFATPQEAMSDLENWQCSACTLLNQPLTLTCEACGNRKNKMNTKTWACKFCTLSNSTDADRCLACGEWRYSYGPPLATQGPYIGT from the exons ATGGATCTTAACGATCTCAACAAGGTTTGGGAAATTAAGCCTTTGAAGAAGATTGGGGAAGATGATGCTCGGAAAGTGCTTGAAAAAATAGCTAAACAGGTGCAACCTATCATGCGCAAACGCAGATGGAAAGTGGAAACTCTTTCGGAGTTCTA TCCTGACAATCCGGGTCTCATGGGAGTGAACATAGCAGGAGGTCAGGAGATAAAACTTAGAATTCGGAGGCCTAATAGTGAGTGGGATTTCTTCCCTTATGAGCAGATTCTTGACACAATGCTTCATGAGCTTTGCCATATTGTTCATGGTCCTCATAATGCTGATTTCTACAACCTTTTAGATGAACTCAGAAag gAATGTGAAGAACTTATGTGTAAAGGTATCACCGGCACCGGGCAGGGATTCGATGTTCGTGGGAGACGTTTAGGTGGGATCTCTCACCAATTACCTCTATCATCCCTCCGGCAAACTACCTTAACTGCTGCTGAAAATCGAGCTCGAGGTGCTCCATCAGGACCTAAGCGCCTAGGTGGTGACAGCAAAATGAAGGCAGTGCTTAGTCCTGTACAAGCAGCTGCCATGGCAGCAGAAAGAAGATTAAAAGATGATTTGTGGTGTGGTTCCAAGTCCTTGGAGAACAACTCAGATAGAGCCAAAAATATGAGTTCCTCCACTGGACCCTCCAGAACTTCAAATGTTTTCACTCCTGTTACATCCCAAATTCCATCAGCTGCTTCCTTTGCTACTCCTCAGGAAGCCATGTCTGATCTGGAAAATTGGCAGTGCAGTGCATGTACCCTTCTAAACCAG CCATTGACTCTGACTTGTGAAGCTTGTGGGAACCGtaagaacaaaatgaacacaaagacTTGGGCTTGCAAGTTCTGTACTCTCAGCAACAGTACTGATGCAGATAGATGCTTAGCTTGTGGGGAATGGAGATATTCATATGGCCCTCCCCTCGCCACTCAAGGTCCTTATATTGGCACTTGA
- the LOC111803415 gene encoding DNA-dependent metalloprotease WSS1-like isoform X1: MDLNDLNKVWEIKPLKKIGEDDARKVLEKIAKQVQPIMRKRRWKVETLSEFYPDNPGLMGVNIAGGQEIKLRIRRPNSEWDFFPYEQILDTMLHELCHIVHGPHNADFYNLLDELRKECEELMCKGITGTGQGFDVRGRRLGGISHQLPLSSLRQTTLTAAENRARGAPSGPKRLGGDSKMKAVLSPVQAAAMAAERRLKDDLWCGSKSLENNSDRAKNMSSSTGPSRTSNVFTPVTSQIPSAASFATPQEAMSDLENWQCSACTLLNQPLTLTCEACGNRKNKMNTKTWACKFCTLSNSTDADRCLACGEWRYSYGPPLATQGLDVCVVLLHTTAHACTHRPTMWAHIRTL, encoded by the exons ATGGATCTTAACGATCTCAACAAGGTTTGGGAAATTAAGCCTTTGAAGAAGATTGGGGAAGATGATGCTCGGAAAGTGCTTGAAAAAATAGCTAAACAGGTGCAACCTATCATGCGCAAACGCAGATGGAAAGTGGAAACTCTTTCGGAGTTCTA TCCTGACAATCCGGGTCTCATGGGAGTGAACATAGCAGGAGGTCAGGAGATAAAACTTAGAATTCGGAGGCCTAATAGTGAGTGGGATTTCTTCCCTTATGAGCAGATTCTTGACACAATGCTTCATGAGCTTTGCCATATTGTTCATGGTCCTCATAATGCTGATTTCTACAACCTTTTAGATGAACTCAGAAag gAATGTGAAGAACTTATGTGTAAAGGTATCACCGGCACCGGGCAGGGATTCGATGTTCGTGGGAGACGTTTAGGTGGGATCTCTCACCAATTACCTCTATCATCCCTCCGGCAAACTACCTTAACTGCTGCTGAAAATCGAGCTCGAGGTGCTCCATCAGGACCTAAGCGCCTAGGTGGTGACAGCAAAATGAAGGCAGTGCTTAGTCCTGTACAAGCAGCTGCCATGGCAGCAGAAAGAAGATTAAAAGATGATTTGTGGTGTGGTTCCAAGTCCTTGGAGAACAACTCAGATAGAGCCAAAAATATGAGTTCCTCCACTGGACCCTCCAGAACTTCAAATGTTTTCACTCCTGTTACATCCCAAATTCCATCAGCTGCTTCCTTTGCTACTCCTCAGGAAGCCATGTCTGATCTGGAAAATTGGCAGTGCAGTGCATGTACCCTTCTAAACCAG CCATTGACTCTGACTTGTGAAGCTTGTGGGAACCGtaagaacaaaatgaacacaaagacTTGGGCTTGCAAGTTCTGTACTCTCAGCAACAGTACTGATGCAGATAGATGCTTAGCTTGTGGGGAATGGAGATATTCATATGGCCCTCCCCTCGCCACTCAAG ggttggatgtgtgtgTGGTACTTCTCCACACCACAGCCCACGCATGCACACATAGACCCACCATGTGGGCTCATATACGTACCCTCTAG